From Vibrio crassostreae, one genomic window encodes:
- the fabB gene encoding beta-ketoacyl-ACP synthase I, which translates to MKRVVITGMGIVSSIGNNVEEVLASLKEGKSGITASEQFKENGLRSQVWGNLKMNPADHIDRKKMRFMGDAAAFAYLSMEQAIADSGLTEDQVSNDRTGIVAGSGGASSLNQVNAVDIIREKGVKRVGPYMVPRTMASTVSACLATPFKIRGVNYSMSSACATSAHCIGHAMELIQLGKQDVVFAGGGEELDWSLTMMFDAMGALSTKYNDTPELASRTYDADRDGFVISGGGGMLVIEELEHAVARGAKIYGEIVGYGATSDGYDMVAPSGEGAVRCMKMAMQNVDGVDYVNTHGTSTPVGDVKELGAIQEVFGGNSPAISATKAMTGHALGAAGVHEAIYSTLMLDNGFIAPSINVSNLDEAAAGLDIVTEAREQELTTVMSNSFGFGGTNATLVIKKYQA; encoded by the coding sequence ATGAAACGAGTCGTAATCACCGGTATGGGTATTGTTTCAAGTATCGGTAACAACGTCGAAGAAGTTTTAGCATCACTGAAAGAGGGTAAATCTGGTATTACCGCTTCAGAGCAGTTCAAGGAAAATGGCTTGCGCTCTCAAGTATGGGGTAACCTAAAAATGAACCCTGCTGACCATATCGATCGCAAAAAAATGCGCTTTATGGGTGATGCAGCGGCATTCGCTTATCTTTCAATGGAGCAAGCAATTGCTGATTCTGGTTTAACTGAAGATCAAGTATCTAATGACCGCACGGGTATCGTTGCGGGTTCAGGTGGTGCTTCATCTCTAAACCAAGTAAACGCGGTAGACATCATTCGTGAGAAAGGCGTGAAGCGCGTTGGTCCATATATGGTTCCACGTACAATGGCTTCTACGGTTTCTGCTTGTCTAGCAACTCCTTTCAAAATCCGTGGTGTGAACTACTCTATGAGCTCTGCATGTGCGACATCTGCACACTGTATTGGTCACGCAATGGAGCTTATCCAACTTGGTAAGCAAGACGTTGTATTCGCTGGTGGCGGTGAAGAACTGGATTGGTCTCTGACTATGATGTTCGACGCAATGGGCGCACTTTCTACTAAGTACAACGACACTCCTGAGCTGGCTTCTCGTACTTACGATGCAGACCGTGACGGTTTCGTTATCTCTGGTGGTGGCGGCATGCTAGTAATTGAAGAGCTTGAGCACGCAGTTGCTCGTGGCGCAAAAATCTACGGTGAGATCGTAGGTTACGGCGCAACTTCAGATGGCTACGACATGGTTGCTCCTTCTGGTGAAGGCGCGGTTCGTTGTATGAAGATGGCTATGCAAAACGTCGATGGCGTTGACTACGTGAACACTCACGGTACTTCAACTCCAGTTGGTGACGTGAAAGAGCTAGGCGCTATCCAAGAAGTATTTGGCGGTAACAGCCCAGCAATTTCTGCAACTAAAGCGATGACAGGTCACGCTCTAGGTGCAGCTGGCGTACACGAAGCGATTTACTCAACGCTAATGCTAGACAACGGCTTCATCGCTCCAAGCATTAACGTTTCTAACCTAGACGAAGCAGCTGCTGGCCTAGATATCGTAACTGAAGCTCGTGAACAAGAGCTAACAACGGTTATGTCTAACAGCTTTGGTTTCGGCGGTACGAACGCAACGCTAGTAATCAAAAAGTACCAAGCTTAA
- the mnmC gene encoding bifunctional tRNA (5-methylaminomethyl-2-thiouridine)(34)-methyltransferase MnmD/FAD-dependent 5-carboxymethylaminomethyl-2-thiouridine(34) oxidoreductase MnmC, with protein sequence MVSFPRNSYNPYQHIASNHKMIDFMTSITNAELEWNESGTPVSDQFDDVYFSNVNGLEETRYVFLKQNHLPERWLEHEQRRFVIAETGFGTGLNFLAVWQWFDTFLKDNPQAITKELHFISFEKYPLNKEDLIKAHQSWPELAEYATQLQEHYPIALPECHRIVLGDGAITLDLWFGDIKDCMPNVPTPKQGLVDAWFLDGFAPSKNPEMWNQNLFNGMAKLAKQDCSCATFTAAGFVRRGLIEAGFEMKKVKGFGTKREMIAGRLGEKHAHTNIKPWYGLSEHSDSQDIAIIGGGVASAALAKTLSRRGKDITLYCEHPQAAGNASGNNQGAIYPLLSEATSNVSRVFGPGLLFARQFINQAAQSIQFDHSWCGVNILMWDEGSTKKLNRMLEGNFHTDLIQRLSPEQANEKIGLQVDKESVYFPLGGWLSPLQLTQGLIGKLEEANQVSTHYQHQVTQLEWLEAEQQWLLIIETPQGEIQTKHDQVVVANGHKFTQFEQTQPVPLTPVKGQVSHIPTTDNLSKLKTVLCFDGYLTPQNPNNGHHCIGANYDKTNIDQEFDIEVQQHNGERLHGSLPDQAWTKDVDTSSNLARQGIRSVSRDHLPFVGNVGDFEAIKDQYQDLHNFNPQRDSVDDVETVTSFPNLYCFIGLGSRGLSSAPLLAEVLASQICGDPLPLPVDVLEAIHPSRMWVRRLRKGKALTAGWVADKHSKTNQ encoded by the coding sequence GTGGTCAGCTTTCCTAGAAATTCGTACAATCCCTACCAACATATCGCTTCAAATCACAAAATGATAGATTTTATGACTTCAATTACTAATGCAGAACTGGAATGGAATGAGTCTGGCACGCCAGTTTCAGACCAATTTGACGACGTTTACTTCTCCAATGTTAACGGTTTAGAAGAAACTCGCTACGTCTTTTTAAAGCAAAACCACCTTCCAGAGCGTTGGCTTGAACATGAACAACGCCGTTTTGTGATTGCAGAAACCGGCTTTGGCACAGGTTTGAACTTTCTTGCAGTTTGGCAATGGTTCGATACTTTCCTTAAAGATAACCCTCAAGCTATTACCAAAGAGTTACATTTCATCAGTTTTGAAAAATATCCTTTAAATAAAGAGGATCTCATCAAAGCACACCAATCGTGGCCAGAATTAGCCGAGTATGCGACGCAACTCCAAGAACACTACCCTATCGCCCTGCCGGAATGTCACCGCATTGTGCTGGGTGATGGCGCTATCACGCTGGATTTATGGTTTGGTGATATCAAAGATTGTATGCCTAACGTCCCTACACCAAAACAAGGCTTAGTGGATGCTTGGTTCTTAGATGGCTTTGCACCGAGCAAAAACCCAGAGATGTGGAATCAAAACCTGTTCAACGGTATGGCCAAGCTGGCTAAACAAGATTGTAGCTGCGCAACCTTCACCGCGGCTGGTTTTGTTCGCCGTGGTTTAATCGAAGCTGGCTTTGAGATGAAGAAGGTTAAAGGCTTTGGTACTAAGCGCGAAATGATTGCTGGCCGACTGGGCGAAAAGCACGCTCACACCAACATCAAACCTTGGTATGGCCTATCAGAGCATAGTGACTCGCAAGACATCGCGATCATTGGTGGTGGTGTTGCTAGTGCTGCACTCGCTAAAACGCTGAGCCGCCGCGGTAAAGACATCACCCTTTATTGCGAGCACCCACAAGCAGCGGGCAATGCTTCAGGCAACAACCAAGGTGCAATTTACCCATTGTTAAGCGAAGCGACATCGAACGTTTCTCGCGTGTTTGGTCCAGGCTTACTGTTTGCTCGCCAGTTCATCAATCAGGCGGCGCAATCTATTCAGTTTGACCACAGTTGGTGTGGCGTGAACATTCTGATGTGGGATGAAGGCTCAACCAAAAAGCTCAATCGCATGTTGGAAGGCAATTTCCATACAGATTTGATTCAGCGTTTATCGCCAGAACAAGCAAATGAAAAGATTGGCCTACAGGTTGATAAAGAGAGTGTTTACTTCCCACTGGGTGGTTGGTTAAGTCCTCTACAACTGACACAAGGCTTGATCGGAAAGTTAGAAGAGGCCAACCAAGTTAGCACTCACTATCAACATCAAGTGACTCAACTAGAGTGGCTCGAAGCTGAACAACAATGGTTGCTCATCATTGAGACACCACAAGGTGAGATTCAAACCAAGCATGACCAAGTGGTGGTTGCGAACGGCCACAAGTTCACTCAGTTTGAGCAGACTCAGCCAGTACCACTGACACCGGTTAAAGGTCAAGTGAGCCACATTCCGACCACGGATAACCTCAGTAAACTAAAAACCGTGTTGTGCTTTGATGGTTACTTAACACCACAAAACCCAAACAATGGACACCATTGTATTGGCGCAAACTACGACAAAACCAACATCGACCAAGAGTTTGATATTGAGGTTCAGCAACATAATGGCGAGCGTCTGCATGGGTCACTGCCAGACCAAGCATGGACAAAAGATGTCGATACCAGTAGCAACCTAGCGCGCCAAGGTATCCGTAGCGTGAGCCGTGACCACTTGCCATTTGTTGGCAATGTGGGTGATTTCGAAGCCATTAAAGATCAGTACCAAGATCTACACAACTTTAACCCACAGCGTGACTCGGTTGATGATGTTGAAACGGTGACAAGCTTCCCTAACCTATACTGTTTTATCGGATTAGGCTCACGTGGCTTGAGCTCTGCGCCATTATTGGCTGAAGTGTTAGCATCACAAATTTGTGGCGATCCGCTTCCCTTACCTGTCGATGTGCTTGAAGCGATTCACCCAAGCAGAATGTGGGTACGCAGGCTGCGTAAAGGTAAAGCATTAACCGCTGGCTGGGTTGCAGATAAGCACTCAAAAACAAATCAGTAG
- a CDS encoding NADPH-dependent FMN reductase: MKVIAFGASTSSTSINKTLATYAANLIEGAEVKVLNINDYNVPMFSEDTEKEIGQAEGAQAFLRDLAEADAFVISFAEHNGHYPAAYKNLFDWATRIERSVFGEKPAVYLATSPGPGGAQTVLGAATGSAPYFGGNVKASVSVPSFYDNFDFESGSISNEEIAQQIKDAVAKL; encoded by the coding sequence ATGAAAGTTATCGCATTCGGCGCAAGCACAAGCTCTACTTCTATCAACAAAACTCTAGCAACTTACGCAGCTAACTTGATTGAAGGTGCTGAAGTTAAAGTTCTAAACATCAACGATTACAACGTTCCTATGTTCAGTGAAGACACTGAAAAAGAGATTGGCCAAGCGGAAGGCGCACAAGCATTCTTACGTGATTTAGCTGAAGCAGATGCGTTTGTTATCTCTTTTGCTGAGCACAACGGCCACTACCCAGCTGCGTACAAAAACCTATTTGATTGGGCGACACGCATTGAGCGCTCTGTGTTTGGCGAGAAGCCGGCGGTTTACCTAGCGACTTCACCTGGCCCAGGCGGTGCACAAACGGTACTTGGCGCAGCAACAGGTTCAGCGCCATACTTTGGCGGAAACGTAAAAGCGTCAGTTTCAGTACCAAGCTTCTACGATAACTTTGATTTTGAGTCTGGTTCTATCAGCAACGAAGAGATTGCTCAGCAGATCAAAGACGCGGTTGCTAAGCTGTAA
- a CDS encoding YfcL family protein, producing the protein MIIEFEEKLLEVIDARIENASDDELFAGGYLRGHISLSVASCEEEGIEDVAEVKARIEKSLDDARSELTPADRTIVNDLWVELQNQA; encoded by the coding sequence ATGATTATCGAATTTGAAGAAAAACTACTTGAAGTAATTGATGCTCGCATTGAAAACGCATCAGACGATGAACTGTTTGCTGGTGGTTACTTACGTGGTCATATTTCTCTGTCAGTGGCTTCATGTGAAGAAGAAGGCATTGAAGACGTAGCTGAAGTAAAAGCACGCATCGAGAAGAGCCTAGATGACGCTCGCTCTGAACTAACGCCAGCAGATCGCACCATCGTTAATGACCTTTGGGTTGAACTGCAAAACCAAGCTTAA
- a CDS encoding elongation factor P hydroxylase, which translates to MTHQYPDIIDIFNQTFFESYNTKLELGADEPIYLPADGEVPHHRIVFARGFYASALHEIAHWCVAGPERRLLEDFGYWYEPDGRTESVQAEFEKVEIRPQAYEWIIAMSAGFPFNVSCDNLHGDFEPDRLAFMNKVHSEVMGIFEAGLPPRVKMLSEALRSFYDVEPLCTSQFIVK; encoded by the coding sequence ATGACGCACCAATACCCAGACATCATCGATATTTTCAATCAAACCTTTTTCGAGAGTTACAATACCAAACTCGAACTGGGTGCAGACGAGCCTATTTACCTGCCAGCCGATGGGGAGGTTCCTCATCACCGTATCGTATTTGCTCGCGGATTTTATGCGTCTGCACTTCACGAGATAGCGCACTGGTGTGTCGCTGGTCCTGAGCGTCGTTTGTTGGAAGATTTTGGCTATTGGTATGAGCCTGATGGTCGAACTGAGTCGGTTCAAGCTGAGTTTGAAAAAGTAGAAATTCGCCCACAAGCGTATGAATGGATCATTGCGATGAGTGCAGGCTTTCCTTTTAATGTCAGCTGTGACAATCTACACGGCGATTTTGAGCCAGATCGTTTGGCCTTTATGAATAAAGTACACAGCGAAGTCATGGGTATCTTTGAAGCTGGTCTTCCGCCTCGCGTAAAAATGCTCTCTGAAGCATTACGCAGCTTCTACGATGTAGAACCTTTATGTACTAGCCAATTTATTGTGAAATAA
- a CDS encoding trimeric intracellular cation channel family protein — protein sequence MLLSVLYIIGITAEAMTGALSAGKQKMDWFGVMLVASATAIGGGTVRDILLGHYPLGWVENPQYLAITCIAGVITTGLAKWVIKLKGLFIRLDALGLIVFSIIGTKVAITMGLHPMICMVSALVTGVFGGLLRDLICRQTPLVLHEELYASVALVASGLYLGLLELGINDVTATIVTLVVGYLLRMAAVRFKWRLPSFQLDPESSVH from the coding sequence ATGCTACTAAGTGTTTTGTATATCATTGGCATCACGGCAGAAGCCATGACCGGCGCTCTCAGTGCTGGCAAACAAAAAATGGATTGGTTTGGTGTAATGTTGGTTGCCAGTGCAACGGCAATTGGCGGCGGTACAGTACGAGATATCTTACTCGGCCATTACCCTTTAGGTTGGGTTGAAAACCCACAGTATCTGGCAATCACCTGTATCGCAGGTGTTATTACAACCGGACTGGCTAAATGGGTTATCAAGCTCAAAGGGCTATTCATTCGTTTAGATGCACTAGGGCTTATCGTGTTCAGTATCATTGGTACTAAGGTAGCGATCACCATGGGTCTACATCCAATGATCTGCATGGTGTCTGCGCTAGTCACGGGTGTCTTTGGTGGTTTACTACGCGACCTCATCTGTCGTCAAACACCATTGGTGTTGCATGAAGAGCTATATGCCTCTGTCGCACTTGTCGCTTCAGGTTTATACCTAGGTTTGCTTGAACTTGGCATTAACGACGTAACCGCGACGATTGTGACGCTTGTGGTTGGTTACTTGCTGCGTATGGCGGCTGTACGATTCAAGTGGCGTTTACCTTCGTTCCAGCTTGATCCTGAAAGCTCGGTACATTAG
- the aroC gene encoding chorismate synthase: MAGNSIGQHFRVTTFGESHGIALGCIVDGCPPGLEITEADLQRDLDRRRPGTSRYTTARREADEVKILSGVFEGQTTGTSIGLLIENTDQRSKDYSEIKDKFRPGHADYTYHQKYGVRDYRGGGRSSARETAMRVAAGAIAKKYLKQEFGVEIQAYLSQMGDISIDKVDWNEIENNAFFCPDADKVPEFDQLIRDLLKEGNSIGAKIQVVATKVPVGLGEPIFDRLDADIAHALMSINAVKGVEIGDGFDVVNQRGSEHRDPLTPEGFSSNHAGGILGGISTGQDIVASIALKPTSSITVPGDTITKDGEATQLITKGRHDPCVGIRAVPIAEAMLAIVLLDHLLRHRGQNFGVTTETPKI; this comes from the coding sequence ATGGCAGGAAACAGTATCGGACAACATTTCCGCGTGACCACGTTCGGAGAAAGTCACGGTATCGCACTAGGATGTATCGTAGATGGGTGCCCACCAGGATTAGAAATTACCGAAGCAGACCTTCAAAGAGATTTGGACCGTCGTCGCCCTGGTACTTCTCGTTATACAACGGCTCGCCGTGAAGCGGATGAAGTGAAAATCTTATCAGGTGTATTTGAAGGCCAAACTACGGGCACTTCTATTGGTCTATTGATTGAAAATACAGACCAACGCTCTAAAGACTATTCCGAAATTAAAGACAAATTCCGCCCCGGACACGCTGATTATACGTACCATCAAAAGTACGGTGTGCGTGATTACCGAGGTGGTGGTCGTTCTTCAGCTCGTGAAACTGCAATGCGTGTTGCGGCTGGTGCGATTGCGAAGAAATACCTAAAACAAGAATTTGGTGTTGAAATCCAAGCTTACCTTTCTCAAATGGGTGATATCTCAATTGATAAAGTGGATTGGAACGAGATTGAAAACAACGCTTTCTTCTGTCCAGATGCCGACAAAGTACCAGAATTTGATCAACTGATTCGTGACTTGCTAAAAGAAGGCAACTCGATTGGTGCGAAGATTCAAGTGGTTGCGACTAAAGTGCCTGTAGGCCTTGGTGAGCCAATCTTTGATCGTCTAGATGCTGACATTGCTCACGCTCTAATGAGCATCAATGCGGTGAAAGGTGTTGAGATTGGTGATGGTTTTGACGTCGTTAATCAACGCGGTAGTGAACACCGTGATCCATTAACGCCAGAAGGTTTCAGCAGCAACCATGCTGGCGGTATCTTAGGTGGTATTTCTACTGGCCAAGATATTGTTGCAAGCATTGCGCTTAAACCAACATCAAGCATTACCGTTCCTGGTGACACGATCACTAAAGACGGTGAAGCAACGCAACTAATCACTAAAGGTCGTCATGACCCATGTGTAGGTATCCGTGCCGTGCCGATCGCAGAAGCGATGTTAGCGATTGTATTGCTTGATCACTTGCTACGTCACCGTGGTCAAAACTTTGGTGTGACAACTGAAACGCCAAAAATCTAG
- the folD gene encoding bifunctional methylenetetrahydrofolate dehydrogenase/methenyltetrahydrofolate cyclohydrolase FolD codes for MTAQNIDGKLISQTVRSEVAARVKARTEAGLRAPGLAVVLVGEDPASQVYVGSKRKACEEVGFVSKSYDLPATATEDELLTLVDQLNQDPEIDGILVQLPLPAGIDSTHVLERITPEKDVDGFHPYNVGRLAQRMPKLRSCTPKGIITLLDRYNIDLRGKHAVVVGASNIVGRPMTLELLLAGCTTTTCHRFTKDLEGHVRQADVVVVAVGKPNFIPGAWIKKGAVVVDVGINRLESGKLVGDVEYDVAKESASFITPVPGGVGPMTVASLIENTMIACEQFHSK; via the coding sequence ATGACTGCTCAAAATATTGATGGAAAGCTAATTTCTCAAACGGTTCGCTCCGAAGTTGCTGCACGTGTAAAAGCTCGTACTGAAGCTGGATTACGCGCTCCGGGCCTAGCGGTTGTTTTAGTGGGTGAAGACCCTGCTTCTCAGGTTTACGTTGGAAGTAAGCGTAAAGCGTGTGAAGAAGTTGGCTTCGTGTCTAAATCTTACGACTTGCCAGCCACTGCGACAGAAGACGAATTGTTAACACTGGTAGACCAACTGAACCAAGACCCAGAGATCGACGGTATTCTGGTTCAACTGCCTCTACCTGCTGGTATTGATAGCACTCACGTTCTTGAGCGTATCACGCCAGAAAAAGACGTTGATGGCTTCCACCCATACAATGTCGGCCGTTTGGCTCAGCGTATGCCTAAGCTTCGCTCTTGTACGCCAAAAGGCATCATCACGCTGCTTGACCGTTACAACATCGATTTACGTGGTAAGCACGCGGTTGTCGTTGGCGCATCAAACATCGTAGGTCGCCCAATGACGCTAGAGCTTCTTCTAGCAGGTTGTACAACGACAACATGTCACCGCTTCACCAAAGACCTTGAAGGCCACGTGCGTCAAGCAGACGTTGTTGTAGTTGCCGTAGGTAAGCCAAACTTCATTCCAGGTGCTTGGATCAAGAAAGGCGCTGTTGTGGTCGATGTGGGTATCAACCGTTTGGAATCTGGCAAACTAGTGGGTGACGTTGAATACGACGTAGCGAAAGAAAGCGCAAGCTTCATCACGCCTGTACCGGGTGGTGTTGGTCCAATGACAGTTGCGAGCCTAATCGAGAACACCATGATCGCTTGTGAGCAATTTCACTCGAAATAA
- a CDS encoding IS3 family transposase, with the protein MALTLKGKYPLKHLLHTLQLAKSVFYYQAQTSKRPNSYERELRLIKSIYHEHKGRYGYRRIHLELKNQGVVLNHKTVQRLMAQLNLKSTVRIKKYRSYRGESGTAAPNVLERDFSATQPDEKWVTDVTEFKVKEQKVYLSPIVDLFTQEVVAYRVAQNACLPLVTDMLTEAISKLKPNSKPIIHSDQGWQYRHRQYQKKVAESGLTQSMSRKGNCLDNAVAENFFALLKTEMYHNQSFEDADALIEQIKEYIEYYNTKRIKVKLKGLTPIEYRTQALKAA; encoded by the coding sequence ATAGCTCTAACTCTTAAAGGCAAGTACCCACTAAAGCACTTACTGCACACTCTACAGCTGGCAAAAAGTGTCTTTTATTATCAGGCTCAAACGAGCAAGCGCCCAAATAGCTACGAACGTGAGCTGCGGTTGATAAAGTCAATTTATCATGAACATAAGGGTCGATACGGCTACCGCCGTATTCACTTGGAACTAAAAAATCAGGGGGTCGTGCTTAATCACAAAACGGTTCAAAGACTTATGGCTCAGCTGAACCTTAAATCGACAGTCAGGATTAAAAAGTATCGTTCATACCGAGGAGAGTCTGGAACAGCAGCTCCCAACGTGCTTGAAAGAGATTTTAGTGCGACTCAACCCGACGAAAAGTGGGTAACTGATGTCACGGAGTTCAAAGTCAAAGAGCAGAAAGTATACTTGTCTCCCATTGTCGACTTGTTTACTCAGGAAGTGGTTGCTTATAGAGTGGCCCAAAATGCCTGCTTGCCGCTTGTCACGGATATGCTGACGGAGGCTATATCAAAGCTGAAACCCAACTCAAAGCCAATTATACACAGCGATCAAGGTTGGCAATATCGCCATCGACAGTATCAGAAAAAGGTAGCGGAGAGTGGGTTAACGCAAAGCATGTCGAGAAAAGGTAACTGCTTGGATAATGCGGTTGCTGAAAACTTTTTTGCTTTACTCAAAACAGAGATGTATCACAACCAAAGCTTTGAAGATGCAGATGCTCTGATAGAGCAAATTAAAGAATACATCGAGTACTACAATACCAAACGTATAAAAGTGAAACTAAAAGGCCTGACTCCGATAGAATATCGAACTCAGGCCTTGAAAGCCGCTTAA
- a CDS encoding helix-turn-helix domain-containing protein codes for MSKYSRELKCIIAKQYLDGTSSLYLAKQYSISSRQIRYWAQVFAIHGTASFLPTKHAATAQTKRKALNLMWTNEWSLTHTSAVLNLSSPGILSVWLKRFNELGIKGLKMRQKGRPSMKQQPQRTTKPDNEMTLEELKEELVYLRTENAVLKKLEELEQEKNRRTKKKRS; via the coding sequence ATGTCCAAATATAGCCGAGAGCTAAAATGTATCATTGCTAAGCAATACTTAGATGGCACGTCATCTCTCTACTTAGCCAAACAATATTCAATTTCGTCAAGACAGATTCGGTATTGGGCTCAAGTGTTTGCCATCCACGGCACTGCTTCATTTTTACCAACTAAGCATGCTGCTACTGCTCAGACAAAACGAAAAGCATTGAATTTAATGTGGACGAATGAATGGTCTCTCACGCACACTAGCGCTGTATTAAACCTCTCATCCCCTGGGATACTCTCTGTCTGGCTCAAACGATTTAATGAGCTGGGTATCAAAGGGCTCAAAATGCGCCAGAAAGGAAGACCCTCAATGAAACAGCAACCTCAACGTACCACTAAGCCTGATAATGAAATGACGCTTGAGGAGCTAAAAGAGGAGTTGGTCTACTTACGAACCGAGAATGCCGTTCTAAAAAAGTTGGAAGAGTTGGAGCAGGAAAAAAACCGTCGAACAAAGAAAAAGCGGTCATAG